A region of Sphingobium amiense DNA encodes the following proteins:
- a CDS encoding strawberry notch C-terminal domain-containing protein, producing the protein MRVFTDDTGAERSVPMDDENGNPVYNPQALAARANLIEQLCALPPITSALDGLLNHFGHDNVAEITGRTKRLIQASDGRQKLETRSTRTSQAEAAAFMGGLKRILIFSDAGGTGRSYHASLDAVNQEQRAHLLLEPGWRADRAIQGLGRTHRTHQACTPLFRPVTTDCKGELRFTSTIARRLDTLGALTRGQRQTGGQNLFDPADNLESSYACAALTSWFHLLHLGKLKSTTLAEFEERTGLELTDKDGVLRGELPPIQRWLNRLLALPIGLQNRIFEEFLALVETRVQAAREAGRLDVGVETMLVDTATIIDDTILRTDPVSGATSHLLTIEVARRKTPVSLERILRIAESHPRHAFLRNAKSGLVALQVKARAHMEEKDGTPIPRIELMRLTRNDYMRLADLAETAWSPIDEEAFRALWAAEAEAAAAQVDTETIRLATGLLLPIWSALPSDHLVVNRIADQSGQSWLGRIVFDDHVVQLYTKLGLDRAENLPPGDIVKSALGGRSVELTQPFPMAIKRAVVNGLPRIELVGAPPAQLAYLKSLGCFTEIISYRTRVFVPVEGAADILGRLLRPEAQAA; encoded by the coding sequence CTGCCGCCGATCACCTCCGCGCTCGACGGGCTGCTCAATCATTTCGGCCATGACAATGTCGCCGAGATCACGGGACGCACCAAGCGGCTGATCCAGGCGAGCGACGGGCGCCAGAAGCTCGAGACCCGCTCAACCCGAACCAGCCAGGCCGAGGCCGCCGCCTTCATGGGCGGCCTCAAGCGCATCCTCATCTTCAGCGACGCGGGCGGGACTGGCCGCTCCTATCATGCGAGCCTCGATGCGGTGAACCAGGAGCAGCGGGCCCATCTCCTGCTCGAACCCGGCTGGCGGGCCGACCGGGCGATCCAGGGTCTGGGGCGCACCCATCGCACGCATCAGGCCTGCACGCCCCTGTTCCGGCCGGTAACCACCGACTGCAAGGGCGAGCTGCGCTTCACCAGCACCATCGCCCGGCGCCTGGACACGTTGGGTGCGCTGACCCGGGGGCAACGCCAGACCGGAGGACAGAATCTCTTCGACCCCGCCGACAATCTGGAAAGCAGCTATGCCTGCGCGGCGCTGACGAGCTGGTTCCACCTCCTGCACCTGGGCAAGCTCAAGAGTACCACGCTCGCCGAGTTCGAGGAGCGCACCGGCCTCGAACTCACCGACAAGGACGGCGTGCTGAGGGGCGAGCTGCCGCCGATCCAGCGCTGGCTCAACCGGTTGCTTGCGCTCCCGATCGGGCTGCAGAACCGGATCTTCGAGGAGTTTCTCGCCCTCGTCGAAACCCGGGTACAGGCCGCACGCGAAGCGGGGCGGCTCGACGTCGGCGTGGAGACCATGCTCGTCGATACCGCGACGATCATCGACGACACGATCCTGCGCACCGATCCGGTCAGCGGCGCGACCTCCCACCTCCTCACCATCGAGGTGGCGCGCCGCAAGACGCCTGTCTCGCTTGAGCGCATCCTGCGCATCGCCGAAAGTCATCCCCGCCACGCCTTCCTGCGCAATGCCAAGTCCGGCCTGGTCGCACTGCAGGTGAAGGCCCGCGCCCATATGGAAGAGAAGGACGGCACACCCATCCCTCGCATCGAACTCATGCGCCTGACCCGCAACGACTATATGCGCCTTGCCGATCTCGCCGAAACCGCCTGGTCACCGATCGACGAGGAGGCTTTCCGCGCACTCTGGGCCGCCGAGGCCGAAGCGGCGGCGGCGCAGGTCGATACCGAGACGATCCGGCTCGCTACCGGGCTCCTGCTGCCGATCTGGTCAGCGCTGCCGAGCGATCATCTCGTCGTCAACCGCATCGCCGACCAGAGCGGCCAGTCCTGGCTCGGCCGCATCGTCTTCGACGATCATGTCGTGCAGCTCTACACCAAACTCGGCCTCGATCGTGCCGAGAACCTGCCGCCCGGCGATATCGTCAAGTCCGCGCTCGGCGGCCGCAGCGTCGAACTGACGCAGCCGTTCCCGATGGCGATCAAGCGCGCCGTGGTGAACGGTCTGCCCCGCATTGAACTCGTGGGCGCGCCGCCCGCGCAGCTTGCCTATCTCAAATCGCTTGGCTGCTTCACCGAGATCATCAGCTACCGCACGCGCGTGTTCGTGCCGGTGGAGGGCGCTGCCGATATCCTCGGCCGGCTGCTCAGGCCAGAGGCCCAAGCGGCATAG